GCCCGCGCGCCCGGCCCAGCCGTGGTCCGCGATCACCAGGTCGGGGCGCCCGTCCTCGCCGAGCGCGTCGAGGATCGCGTTCATCGGCTCCGGGGAGTGGGTGTGCCAGAGGGAGGCGCCGCGCTCGAAGACGGCGACGTCGGCGAACTGCACGACGTACCCCTCGTCGGCGATCAGCCCGCCGGGGATGCGGACGATGTCGCAGCCCTGGGCGCGCAGCGCGGCGGCGACCCGGCTGTGGACGTCGATGAGCGCGCCGGGGTGACCGGTCGCGAAGAGGACCCGCTCCTTGCCGGCGGCGGCCTTGCGCAGCCGGGCGGCCATCCGGTCGAGTCCGTCGACGGTCAGCTCGGGGTCGATGGTGTCCTGGCCGGTCCGGTGGGCCGGGTCGTCGACGACACCGCAGCGCTCGGCCATGACGGCGAGGACGTCCTGCTCGTCGACCCAGCGGTCGCCGAGCTCCAGGCCGAGCCAGTAGTGCCGGTCGCCGTTGGCGAGCTTTCTGTAGTGGGAGAGGTTGTTGTCGCGCGGTGTGGCGACGTCTCCCGCGATCCGGGTGCGGACGAGGTGCTCGACAAGGGCGGGGCGGCTGAGTATCGGCATGGGGGTCATTCTGCCGGGCGCCCGGCAGCACCTCGCGCCCATGTGGGCAAATCGTCCCGCAGGGCCGGGGGTCCCCGGACGAGGTCCGGGGGAGGGTGGGCACCTGGGACGGGACCCCTGCGGGTGCCTCCGCTCCCCTGGCCCGACACCCCGGGGGTCAGCCGCGGAGGGCCCCGAACGCCCCGTGCGCCAAGCGCCGCAGCAGCTCCTCCATGGACTGGCGGCCGAGCTCCGCCAGGTGCGGGGTCGAGTTCAGCAGGCCGAAGACCGCGTGCACCGCCGTCCGCGCCTCTCCCTCGGAGGAGTCCGGGTACAGCTCGCGCACGACCGGCACCCACAGCTCGACGTACTGGCGCTGGAGCTGCCGTACCCGCTTGCGGTCCGCGTCCTTGAGCCGGTCGAGCTCCCGGTCGTGCAGCGTGATCAGCGGCCGGTCGTCGAGGGCGAAGTCGATGTGCCCGTCGACGAGGGAGGCGAGTACGGCCTCGGCGTCGCCGCTGGTCTCGCCGATCCGGATCCGGCCGCCGGTGAGGAGCCGATCGCTGATCCCGACGAGGAGCTCGGCGAGCATCGCGTCCTTGCCGGGGAAGTGACGGTAGAGCCCGGGGCCGCTGATTCCGACGGCCGCTCCTATCTCGTCCACGCCCACCCCGTGGAAGCCGCGCTCGGCGAAGAGACGGGCGGCCTCCTTGAGGATCTGCTCGCGTCGCGTCGGGGCGTCGGTC
Above is a genomic segment from Streptomyces sp. NBC_00094 containing:
- a CDS encoding phosphatase, which produces MPILSRPALVEHLVRTRIAGDVATPRDNNLSHYRKLANGDRHYWLGLELGDRWVDEQDVLAVMAERCGVVDDPAHRTGQDTIDPELTVDGLDRMAARLRKAAAGKERVLFATGHPGALIDVHSRVAAALRAQGCDIVRIPGGLIADEGYVVQFADVAVFERGASLWHTHSPEPMNAILDALGEDGRPDLVIADHGWAGRAGQRGIDSVGYADCNDPALFIGEAEGTMQVTIPLDDHVVDPRFYEPMTAYTLDAAGLS
- a CDS encoding TetR/AcrR family transcriptional regulator — its product is MTTSARTDAPTRREQILKEAARLFAERGFHGVGVDEIGAAVGISGPGLYRHFPGKDAMLAELLVGISDRLLTGGRIRIGETSGDAEAVLASLVDGHIDFALDDRPLITLHDRELDRLKDADRKRVRQLQRQYVELWVPVVRELYPDSSEGEARTAVHAVFGLLNSTPHLAELGRQSMEELLRRLAHGAFGALRG